Proteins from a single region of Dyadobacter fanqingshengii:
- a CDS encoding endonuclease/exonuclease/phosphatase family protein: MKKIALALSLLFALSQTTFAQKNTINVASYNLRYNTPNDGVNAWPNRKENVKGLIRFHEFDIFGVQEALIGQLKDVAELTEFTFYGKGRDDGKEGGEHSAIFYKKDRFKALQSGDFWLSETPDKPGKGWDATCCNRIASWVKFQDLLSKKEFYFFNVHFDHQGVEARRQSGHLMVKKISEIAGKSTVILTGDFNSTPDTEQIKTISGLLNDTHDVTKQAPYGPEGTFNSFKFDAPMDKRIDYIFVSKNIDVLKYGVLTDAREQRYPSDHQPVLVKIEIK, translated from the coding sequence ATGAAAAAAATTGCCTTAGCCCTTTCCCTTTTGTTTGCATTGTCTCAAACCACATTTGCCCAAAAGAACACAATCAATGTTGCCTCCTATAACCTTCGTTACAACACCCCAAATGATGGCGTAAATGCGTGGCCTAACCGTAAAGAAAACGTGAAAGGCCTGATCCGTTTCCATGAATTTGACATTTTCGGTGTGCAGGAAGCTTTGATAGGCCAGCTGAAAGATGTGGCTGAACTGACTGAATTTACATTTTATGGAAAGGGCCGCGACGATGGTAAGGAAGGTGGCGAGCATTCTGCCATTTTTTACAAAAAAGACCGTTTCAAAGCACTGCAATCAGGTGACTTCTGGCTGAGTGAAACGCCCGACAAACCAGGCAAGGGCTGGGACGCAACTTGCTGTAACAGAATTGCTTCTTGGGTGAAATTCCAGGATCTGCTTAGCAAGAAAGAGTTTTATTTCTTCAATGTCCACTTCGATCATCAGGGCGTTGAAGCGCGCAGGCAATCGGGACATTTGATGGTAAAAAAGATCAGCGAGATCGCTGGTAAATCAACCGTGATCTTAACCGGGGATTTCAACTCGACACCTGATACCGAGCAGATCAAAACCATTTCAGGTCTACTGAATGACACCCATGATGTCACAAAACAGGCTCCGTATGGCCCGGAAGGAACATTTAACAGTTTCAAATTCGATGCGCCTATGGATAAGCGCATTGATTATATTTTTGTCAGCAAGAATATTGATGTCCTGAAATACGGCGTTTTAACAGATGCCAGAGAACAACGTTATCCATCTGATCACCAGCCGGTTTTGGTCAAGATTGAAATAAAGTAA
- the mtgA gene encoding monofunctional biosynthetic peptidoglycan transglycosylase has translation MLRRLQFIALRFLIVFFVVSIVWVLVLKFLPVWVTPFMLSRKIEACRADEDTEIHHDWEPYENISKEVALAVVASEDQNFPNHWGFDFDQIYNAVTEKRKRARGASTISQQVAKNVFLWHGRSFIRKGLEAYFTVLIELIWDKERILEVYLNVAEMGEMTFGVEAASLRYYNKPAKKLSRYEAARIAAVLPNPVRFSIKNPSGYVQKRTGQIARQMRYLGGQKYIADL, from the coding sequence ATGCTCCGCCGTTTGCAATTTATTGCGCTTAGATTTCTCATTGTCTTTTTTGTAGTTTCAATCGTTTGGGTGCTGGTTTTGAAGTTCTTACCTGTTTGGGTGACACCATTTATGCTGTCCAGGAAAATCGAAGCTTGCCGGGCGGACGAAGACACAGAAATTCACCACGATTGGGAACCTTACGAGAACATTTCAAAGGAAGTTGCGCTGGCGGTGGTGGCATCAGAGGACCAGAATTTCCCTAATCACTGGGGATTCGACTTTGACCAGATCTATAATGCGGTAACTGAGAAGCGCAAACGTGCCCGCGGAGCCAGTACAATTTCTCAGCAAGTTGCCAAAAATGTGTTTTTATGGCATGGCAGGAGTTTTATCAGGAAGGGATTGGAAGCTTATTTTACAGTTCTAATCGAATTGATTTGGGACAAAGAGCGCATTCTGGAAGTGTATTTAAATGTCGCAGAAATGGGGGAAATGACATTTGGTGTGGAAGCTGCATCATTGAGATATTATAATAAACCCGCCAAAAAACTCTCCCGCTACGAGGCCGCGCGCATCGCTGCCGTGCTCCCGAACCCGGTGCGGTTTTCCATCAAAAATCCTTCGGGTTATGTCCAAAAACGCACCGGACAAATTGCAAGGCAAATGCGTTATCTGGGCGGGCAGAAGTACATTGCGGATTTGTAA
- a CDS encoding DUF2851 family protein, which translates to MNEDILSFIWRFQYFAAEALCTDEGSKLSILRTGHRNGNAGPDFSEARVMIDDFQWVGSVEIHVKSSDWYLHNHETDPAYETVILHVVWENDRPVMRQDGTFLPTLTLKQFVEKSVLERYVQLQDETETIPCAGMFGQVNDIQKYGMLDRVLLERLDRKASLVTELLAKCNNDWEETAYQWLGRHFGFKLNDAPFARLTEIVSWKIIRKHRDKLIQIEALLFGCAGLVPTESNDFYIRQLRTEYQFLSAKYRLKSKQMNGHEWKNLRMRPSGFPTVRLAQFARLLNKNGSLFSEIILAPGFSTLQSMFHIEQSDYWQDHYLFEKKSKGKVPLLGKDSANLLIVNGAVPLLVAYARHRQQPELLEKAIYWLSEIAAEKNRITKEWETLGMKVTTAADSQALIEWYNNYCTFRKCLECTVGASLVRSVSP; encoded by the coding sequence ATGAATGAAGATATCCTGAGTTTTATATGGCGATTCCAATATTTCGCCGCCGAAGCATTATGCACCGACGAAGGCAGCAAACTTTCCATTCTCCGAACCGGGCACAGAAACGGCAATGCTGGCCCCGACTTCTCAGAAGCGCGGGTCATGATCGACGACTTCCAATGGGTGGGCAGCGTTGAAATTCATGTAAAATCCTCGGATTGGTATTTGCATAACCACGAAACCGATCCGGCTTACGAAACGGTGATCCTGCACGTGGTTTGGGAAAACGACAGGCCGGTTATGAGGCAGGATGGCACATTTTTACCGACATTAACACTGAAACAATTTGTCGAAAAGTCCGTTTTGGAGCGATATGTGCAGTTGCAGGACGAGACGGAGACTATCCCGTGTGCAGGAATGTTCGGGCAAGTGAATGACATTCAAAAATACGGAATGCTGGACCGGGTTCTACTGGAAAGGCTGGATAGGAAAGCCTCACTGGTGACAGAACTGCTCGCAAAATGCAACAATGATTGGGAAGAAACAGCTTACCAATGGTTGGGAAGGCATTTTGGTTTCAAATTAAATGATGCCCCCTTCGCGCGCCTGACCGAAATTGTGTCCTGGAAAATCATACGGAAACACCGCGACAAGCTGATTCAGATTGAAGCATTGCTTTTCGGTTGCGCCGGACTTGTTCCAACCGAATCCAATGATTTTTACATCCGCCAGCTGCGAACGGAATACCAGTTTCTGAGTGCTAAGTATAGATTGAAAAGTAAGCAAATGAATGGTCATGAATGGAAAAACCTGCGCATGAGACCATCAGGCTTCCCGACCGTGCGCCTGGCGCAATTTGCTCGACTTTTGAACAAAAACGGCAGCCTGTTTTCTGAAATTATTTTAGCTCCTGGTTTTTCCACTTTGCAATCCATGTTCCACATTGAGCAGTCGGATTATTGGCAGGATCATTATCTTTTCGAGAAAAAATCAAAAGGCAAGGTGCCATTGCTGGGAAAGGATTCGGCTAATTTGCTCATTGTGAATGGCGCGGTGCCCCTTCTGGTTGCTTATGCCAGGCATCGGCAGCAACCGGAACTGTTGGAAAAAGCAATTTACTGGCTGTCGGAAATCGCTGCGGAAAAGAACCGCATTACAAAGGAATGGGAGACATTAGGGATGAAAGTGACGACTGCCGCTGATTCACAGGCGCTTATCGAATGGTATAATAATTACTGTACATTCCGGAAATGTCTGGAATGTACAGTTGGAGCTTCATTAGTGCGCTCCGTTAGCCCTTAA